The Hydrogenobacter thermophilus TK-6 genome window below encodes:
- a CDS encoding Lon protease family protein — MALKKLSADELFLSFSYNRGTGDVSPVELFPGQDRVEKAFDLALSSSSDGYNVFVSGPESVGRTVYTLKRLKEASQNKPPPEDVCYVNNFENPLRPLYLLLPAGMGKKLSQNIDRAIEDLKEALPKAFESKEYEDEIAKINKMADQQRERILQELGEEAQRHNLGVLFTPAGIRLLPIMGRRLVSEEELLSNEKLQEAYERNLSAFEERFREFMRKLRELDHNVADQILDLRRRVAYYVVEKVFSRFENGYKSHEHVRNFINRLKEEIVKSADLFMLWHTSKGNLAAMRSLERAFNAFRVNVIVDNSDLKGLPVVHEEVPTLQNLFGRVSYTVEMGVLQADHMSISAGSLHRARGGYLVLRAIDLLKNPYLWNAFKKVLMHKKIHMAGGVLEDSLLPYVGISPEPVPADIKVFLIGDPLLYQLLSLYDPEFNRLFKVKAEFNPIIDLNEDFVESFPKIIKKIIVDEGIKDLTAEALSELLRYAVTLSGSRKKVSLLMGYIVDVIREANTLSGDSQSIDAKHIKRAIEEKIYRSNLIEEKIRKAIEEGKIIVKVDGRHTGQVNGLSVYELGDISFGKPSRISASVYIGEKGVINIEREVELSGPIHSKGVLILTGYIGNKYGKDFPIHLSCNITFEQSYEEVEGDSASVAELIAILSAISGIPVRQDIAITGSVDQHGNIQPVGGIKEKVEGFYKVCKVLGLTGQQGVVVPSRNYDNLILDDELIDHVKAGRFHIYTAESVDDVIELMFDMKAEKFHKLVSKKLYEFYKKVAKPKEKG; from the coding sequence ATGGCGCTTAAGAAGCTCTCCGCTGATGAACTTTTTTTGAGCTTCTCTTACAATAGAGGCACTGGGGATGTAAGTCCAGTAGAGCTTTTCCCAGGTCAGGATAGGGTTGAGAAGGCTTTTGACCTTGCATTGAGTTCATCCTCCGATGGATATAATGTGTTTGTATCGGGACCCGAGAGCGTAGGCAGGACTGTGTACACTCTCAAAAGGCTAAAAGAAGCTTCACAGAACAAGCCACCTCCGGAAGATGTGTGTTATGTCAACAACTTTGAAAATCCTCTAAGGCCTCTTTACCTTCTTCTGCCTGCAGGAATGGGAAAAAAGCTCTCTCAGAACATAGACAGAGCTATAGAGGACCTCAAAGAAGCGCTCCCAAAAGCCTTTGAGAGTAAAGAGTACGAAGATGAGATAGCCAAAATCAACAAGATGGCAGACCAGCAAAGGGAGAGAATACTCCAGGAGCTGGGTGAGGAGGCTCAGAGGCACAATTTGGGAGTTTTGTTTACACCTGCGGGTATTAGACTCTTACCCATCATGGGAAGGAGGCTCGTCAGCGAGGAGGAGCTTTTAAGCAATGAAAAACTGCAGGAAGCGTATGAGAGGAATCTTTCCGCCTTTGAAGAAAGATTCAGGGAGTTTATGAGAAAACTCAGGGAGCTTGACCACAATGTCGCGGACCAGATACTGGACCTTAGGAGAAGGGTGGCTTACTATGTGGTAGAGAAGGTCTTCTCAAGGTTTGAGAATGGCTACAAAAGCCATGAGCATGTGCGCAACTTCATAAACAGGCTTAAGGAGGAGATAGTAAAAAGCGCTGACCTATTTATGCTATGGCACACCTCTAAAGGAAACCTTGCGGCTATGCGCTCCTTAGAGAGGGCTTTTAATGCCTTTAGGGTAAATGTCATAGTGGATAACTCGGACCTTAAGGGTCTTCCTGTTGTCCATGAGGAGGTGCCAACGCTCCAGAATCTCTTCGGAAGAGTATCCTACACTGTGGAGATGGGAGTTTTGCAAGCTGATCATATGAGCATAAGCGCAGGGAGTCTTCACAGAGCGAGGGGAGGATACCTGGTACTGAGAGCCATAGACCTGCTCAAGAACCCATACCTTTGGAACGCTTTTAAAAAGGTTCTTATGCACAAGAAGATACACATGGCTGGAGGGGTATTGGAAGACAGCCTTCTGCCCTATGTGGGCATATCGCCAGAGCCTGTTCCCGCGGACATAAAGGTGTTTCTCATAGGCGACCCGTTGCTCTATCAGCTACTTTCTCTTTACGACCCGGAGTTTAACAGGCTCTTTAAGGTAAAGGCTGAATTCAACCCCATCATAGACCTCAACGAGGATTTTGTGGAAAGTTTTCCCAAGATAATAAAGAAAATAATAGTGGATGAAGGCATAAAAGACCTTACTGCGGAAGCTCTTTCTGAGCTTTTAAGATACGCAGTGACTCTATCGGGTAGCAGAAAGAAGGTGAGTCTTCTTATGGGCTACATAGTGGATGTAATTAGGGAAGCTAACACCCTATCAGGAGATTCTCAAAGCATAGATGCTAAACACATAAAGAGAGCCATAGAGGAGAAGATATACAGGTCAAACCTCATTGAGGAAAAGATAAGGAAAGCTATAGAAGAGGGGAAGATAATAGTAAAGGTGGATGGCAGGCACACTGGTCAGGTAAATGGCTTGAGCGTCTATGAGCTTGGGGATATAAGCTTTGGTAAACCCAGCAGGATAAGCGCATCAGTGTACATAGGGGAAAAGGGCGTTATAAACATAGAGAGAGAGGTAGAGCTGAGCGGTCCAATTCACTCAAAGGGAGTGCTTATATTAACGGGATACATAGGAAATAAGTATGGTAAAGACTTTCCCATACATCTGTCTTGCAACATAACCTTTGAGCAGTCTTACGAGGAAGTAGAAGGGGATAGCGCATCAGTAGCAGAACTCATAGCTATCCTTTCGGCCATATCGGGCATTCCCGTAAGACAGGACATAGCCATAACGGGCTCTGTGGACCAGCATGGTAATATACAACCTGTGGGAGGGATAAAGGAAAAAGTAGAGGGCTTTTACAAAGTGTGTAAAGTGCTGGGACTTACAGGTCAGCAAGGTGTTGTGGTACCTTCAAGGAACTATGACAACCTCATCCTTGACGATGAGCTCATAGACCATGTAAAAGCAGGAAGATTTCACATATACACTGCGGAGAGCGTAGATGATGTTATAGAGCTTATGTTTGACATGAAGGCGGAGAAGTTTCACAAGCTTGTTTCTAAAAAACTCTACGAGTTTTATAAAAAGGTGGCAAAACCTAAGGAAAAGGGATGA
- the fabD gene encoding ACP S-malonyltransferase has product MGKIAYIFPGQGSQYVGMGYDFYREFSEASDVFHSAEVALRYNLTDIIFKGPEDELNKTINTQPALLTVSLAIYAVLKANGLPKADFVAGHSLGEYTALAVVGGVELFEAVRLAYLRGKYMQEAVPEGVGAMVAVLKLSPEKVEEACRLASDVGVVEPANYNSPEQVVISGERQAVEKASQIVKEMGGKVISLKVSVPSHCSLMKPAADAFRLKLAQTPIKNIDLPLVQNYTAKAHTMAHEIRENLYRQIFSSVRWYQSLQYMAEQGVDTFVEIGPKNVLSKLVVQTLPHARVMNVEKVEDVEKVIKALR; this is encoded by the coding sequence ATGGGTAAGATAGCTTATATCTTTCCGGGACAAGGTTCCCAATATGTGGGAATGGGTTATGACTTCTACAGGGAATTTTCTGAGGCGTCGGATGTATTCCACAGCGCTGAGGTAGCTCTCAGATACAACCTCACAGACATTATATTCAAAGGACCGGAAGATGAGCTAAACAAGACTATAAACACCCAGCCTGCTCTGCTAACAGTTAGCCTTGCCATATACGCCGTGCTAAAGGCTAACGGTCTTCCCAAGGCAGACTTCGTGGCGGGACATTCGCTTGGTGAGTACACTGCTTTGGCTGTGGTGGGAGGTGTGGAGCTTTTTGAAGCGGTAAGGCTCGCTTACCTGAGGGGTAAGTACATGCAGGAGGCGGTACCCGAAGGCGTGGGAGCCATGGTGGCGGTTTTAAAGCTCTCTCCCGAGAAAGTAGAAGAAGCCTGCAGGCTTGCCAGTGATGTGGGTGTGGTAGAGCCGGCCAACTACAACTCTCCCGAGCAGGTAGTCATATCAGGGGAGAGGCAGGCGGTGGAAAAGGCAAGCCAGATAGTAAAAGAGATGGGAGGAAAGGTCATATCCCTTAAAGTATCAGTTCCCTCTCACTGCTCTCTGATGAAGCCTGCTGCGGATGCCTTCAGGCTAAAGCTTGCCCAGACTCCCATAAAGAACATAGACTTACCCCTTGTACAGAACTATACAGCTAAGGCACATACAATGGCTCACGAGATAAGGGAAAACCTCTACAGGCAGATATTCTCATCTGTCAGATGGTACCAGAGCCTGCAGTACATGGCAGAGCAGGGAGTGGACACATTCGTAGAAATAGGTCCAAAAAACGTGCTTTCTAAACTTGTAGTGCAGACACTACCTCACGCAAGGGTTATGAACGTGGAGAAGGTAGAGGATGTGGAAAAAGTCATAAAAGCTCTGAGGTAG
- a CDS encoding RNA-guided endonuclease InsQ/TnpB family protein, translated as MQAKEIKRSLLFSLEFANAGKKKFLDQLWEEYKNALQYFVDKGFDERSLPSYEHVKTYSHKTWLSKRYLGCALLQAVDILKSVFQRKKKVNKPEVKKVSLKLDKRFYRLERGNNSFNFWFLLRNPKDKNWVHFPVKNYRYAQKYFDEWKLSSGMELLKRDGKWFLKLTFKKEVVLEERGPKGIDIGYRKLITLSDGQVFGREIKEIIEKKILPKKQGSKRFKRVLDYLKTEVNRVLKQVIDGSFSPVLEKLKNLKRGKRGKWRRDINRRFNYWMYGYVLRRIKELCEVAGVQWHIVPASYTSRTCPQCGYEDRANRDGEWFHCLNCGYENDADVVGAVNILWRFGREPIVPYPAKPPSVSLNL; from the coding sequence ATGCAGGCAAAAGAGATAAAGCGAAGTTTGTTATTCAGTCTGGAATTTGCAAATGCTGGAAAGAAAAAGTTCTTAGACCAATTGTGGGAAGAATACAAAAACGCTCTGCAGTATTTTGTGGATAAAGGTTTTGATGAGAGGAGCCTTCCATCTTACGAGCATGTAAAGACTTATTCTCATAAGACATGGTTGTCAAAGAGATATTTAGGCTGCGCTCTCCTTCAGGCAGTAGATATCTTAAAAAGTGTTTTTCAAAGGAAGAAGAAAGTTAACAAGCCTGAGGTCAAAAAGGTAAGTCTTAAACTGGATAAGAGATTTTACAGGCTTGAGAGAGGAAATAATTCGTTTAATTTCTGGTTCTTATTAAGAAATCCAAAAGACAAAAACTGGGTTCATTTTCCAGTCAAGAATTACAGATATGCACAGAAGTATTTTGACGAGTGGAAGTTAAGTTCCGGTATGGAGCTTTTAAAGAGAGATGGCAAGTGGTTTTTGAAATTGACTTTTAAGAAGGAGGTGGTGCTTGAGGAGAGAGGACCAAAAGGGATAGATATAGGATATAGAAAGCTTATAACTTTATCAGATGGTCAGGTGTTTGGAAGAGAGATAAAGGAGATAATTGAGAAGAAAATTTTACCAAAGAAGCAAGGAAGCAAAAGGTTTAAGAGAGTTCTTGACTATCTTAAGACAGAGGTAAACAGGGTTTTGAAGCAGGTAATAGATGGTTCATTTTCTCCAGTATTAGAGAAGCTGAAGAATTTAAAGAGAGGGAAGAGAGGCAAGTGGAGAAGAGACATTAACAGGAGATTTAACTACTGGATGTATGGATATGTTTTGAGGAGAATAAAGGAGCTATGTGAGGTAGCTGGCGTCCAGTGGCACATAGTTCCTGCGAGTTATACCAGCAGGACTTGTCCTCAATGTGGATATGAGGACAGGGCAAACCGTGATGGAGAATGGTTTCACTGTCTCAACTGTGGATATGAAAATGATGCTGATGTAGTTGGGGCGGTGAACATTCTTTGGCGGTTTGGTAGGGAGCCTATAGTCCCCTACCCTGCAAAACCTCCTTCTGTAAGTTTGAATCTGTAG
- the phoU gene encoding phosphate signaling complex protein PhoU, whose translation MKLFEELEETKQLVLKMAGLIKNAVEKAIESLNKQDIELAESIIKGDDEIDQLEVEIERRCIRMIALYQPEAIDLRLIMGIYKVVSDLERIGDEAENIAERAILLAQEPPLKPYVNLTLMAGHVKDMIEDAVMSFFQRDTELAKKVIARDDTVDELYHQLERELITYVMEDPRNIKKVINLSFVGRHFERMADHAENIAEMAVYWSEGEVIKHQHIKEKGMV comes from the coding sequence ATGAAACTTTTTGAGGAGCTCGAGGAAACAAAACAGCTGGTGCTTAAAATGGCAGGTCTTATAAAGAATGCAGTGGAGAAAGCCATAGAGTCTCTTAATAAGCAGGATATTGAGCTGGCGGAGAGCATAATAAAAGGTGATGACGAGATAGATCAGCTGGAGGTGGAGATAGAGAGGCGTTGCATAAGGATGATAGCTCTCTATCAGCCAGAGGCTATAGACCTGAGGCTCATAATGGGCATTTACAAAGTTGTATCTGACCTTGAGAGGATAGGAGACGAGGCAGAAAATATAGCTGAAAGAGCCATTTTACTGGCTCAGGAGCCACCGCTCAAACCTTATGTGAACTTAACTCTTATGGCAGGTCATGTTAAAGACATGATAGAGGATGCTGTGATGAGCTTTTTCCAAAGGGATACGGAGCTTGCCAAGAAGGTCATAGCCAGAGATGATACAGTGGATGAGCTTTACCACCAGCTGGAGCGAGAGCTTATAACCTATGTGATGGAAGACCCCAGAAACATAAAGAAGGTTATAAATCTGTCTTTTGTTGGAAGGCACTTTGAGAGAATGGCAGACCACGCAGAAAACATAGCAGAGATGGCTGTTTACTGGTCAGAAGGTGAGGTGATAAAACATCAGCACATAAAGGAGAAAGGCATGGTGTGA
- a CDS encoding HAMP domain-containing protein, with the protein MLIFLIFLGINIALLDNLRKVWQIGFPIILLVINIDLLVLVIVFAIFFRKFIKVYLEGSKKRLRKKLSQALLLYIFVPILFLNFATSFILIQSTKTLVSSQLKDVAQKAQILYESLKKREQERIKLYREFFAFLVSRGEDPRAYLRGLKEVESIEPAKNCLENLMEDKAVMCIGGYRIVLKRDKETLGNINSLYYVSRQIRNLVKSRDVISSVYVYFLVLITLITLLATVWFGNLVARYISLPLERLSSKVKEIAKGNFSIKVGVPYTGDEIQELSEAFERMRSELQRTYTKLENDKRMLEGLINALPVGVVYIHKDGSLMVNESFKKMFGEKVKAEEDLAKIQNKAYIRQVAVESEEGKVFIYEDLQPVILSERFKTWQYAVKRIAHEIKNPLTPISLNLERVLRLLEKEPLSKEKITESIRVVLEEIARIRDTINKFRDLSVEREPKLEELSLKDIIRDISKLYTGISVEVQGDKKVYADREMLRDMFLNLFNNSLEWHAKKVSINIREDALEYVDDGRGIEKGKEELIFIPYHSESPQGMGLGLAVVKHIAQVHGWSVKALHNPAGFHLVVSFRPM; encoded by the coding sequence TTGCTTATCTTTCTTATCTTTTTGGGCATAAACATAGCGCTACTTGACAATTTAAGGAAGGTTTGGCAGATAGGCTTTCCCATAATTCTGTTGGTAATAAACATAGACCTTTTGGTTCTGGTGATCGTTTTTGCCATTTTTTTCAGAAAGTTTATAAAGGTATATCTTGAAGGTTCAAAAAAGAGACTCAGAAAGAAGCTTTCACAGGCTTTGCTTCTTTATATATTCGTTCCCATACTTTTTCTCAATTTTGCCACATCTTTTATACTCATACAATCTACAAAAACCCTTGTAAGTTCCCAACTTAAAGATGTAGCTCAAAAGGCGCAAATACTTTACGAAAGTCTCAAAAAGAGGGAGCAGGAAAGGATAAAGCTCTACAGAGAATTCTTTGCGTTTCTCGTAAGCAGAGGTGAGGACCCAAGAGCTTATCTGAGAGGGCTAAAGGAGGTGGAAAGCATAGAGCCTGCAAAAAACTGCTTGGAAAACTTAATGGAAGATAAAGCTGTCATGTGCATAGGTGGATACAGGATAGTTCTCAAAAGAGATAAGGAGACACTTGGAAATATAAACTCTCTTTACTATGTTTCAAGGCAGATCAGGAACCTTGTTAAATCAAGGGATGTAATATCAAGTGTATATGTGTATTTTTTGGTGCTTATAACTCTGATCACGCTCCTTGCTACAGTGTGGTTTGGGAATTTGGTGGCAAGATACATAAGTCTCCCCTTGGAGAGGCTCTCCTCAAAAGTTAAAGAGATTGCTAAGGGGAACTTTTCCATAAAAGTGGGTGTGCCTTATACCGGTGATGAAATACAGGAGCTTTCAGAAGCTTTTGAGAGGATGAGGTCAGAGCTTCAGAGAACATACACAAAGCTCGAAAATGACAAGAGGATGCTTGAGGGACTCATTAACGCACTACCCGTTGGAGTAGTTTACATACACAAAGACGGCAGTTTGATGGTAAACGAGAGCTTTAAAAAGATGTTTGGTGAGAAGGTCAAGGCTGAGGAGGATCTTGCAAAAATACAAAATAAGGCATACATAAGACAGGTGGCGGTAGAAAGCGAAGAGGGTAAAGTTTTCATATACGAGGACCTTCAACCGGTTATACTCTCAGAAAGGTTCAAAACTTGGCAGTATGCTGTCAAAAGGATAGCTCACGAAATAAAAAATCCCTTAACTCCCATAAGCCTAAATTTGGAGAGAGTGCTTCGTCTTTTGGAAAAAGAACCACTAAGTAAGGAAAAGATCACAGAATCTATAAGAGTTGTCCTTGAAGAGATAGCAAGGATAAGGGATACCATAAACAAGTTCAGAGACCTATCTGTAGAGAGGGAACCAAAACTTGAAGAGCTAAGCCTTAAAGATATCATAAGAGATATTTCCAAACTTTACACAGGGATAAGCGTTGAGGTGCAGGGAGACAAAAAGGTCTATGCGGACAGGGAGATGCTAAGGGATATGTTTTTGAACTTGTTTAACAACAGCTTAGAGTGGCATGCCAAAAAGGTGAGCATAAACATAAGAGAAGATGCGCTGGAATATGTAGATGATGGCAGAGGTATAGAAAAGGGAAAGGAAGAGCTTATTTTCATACCATATCATTCAGAAAGCCCACAGGGGATGGGTCTTGGTCTGGCTGTGGTAAAACACATCGCACAGGTGCACGGGTGGAGTGTAAAAGCTCTTCATAATCCGGCGGGTTTTCACTTAGTGGTCTCTTTCAGACCCATGTAA